A single region of the Thermoleophilum album genome encodes:
- a CDS encoding sulfatase-like hydrolase/transferase yields MRAKLALVLLLAVLAGGAAVVWAVERGGSAVAADAAEPPRPAAQPPRVVVFMTFDEFPVDVLRLPDGQIDPARFPNLAAFARTATWFPNTQAVHDSTEKALPAILDGRLPPRNGRGTLRWHPRNLFTLFAKHGYKVVASEEATSLCPVKVCPNVVKRKPTLENIKGGRRERWDRWIAQIKRRPGRTLYYKHLLLPHLPWIYLPSGREMRVTLERLANVAGFGDRWLTLHNEQRMLLQAGFVDHQLGRIFARLKKLGLFDQALIVITADHGIAFEVGVRDRRQVTRSNVDEVAPVPFLIKAPGQRRGSVVDALVRTVDVLPTVAYLAGLPIDWRVDGRQAFDPVHRHRHTVSIPKRDFSATVRISLSEWNRRRRANIRERARIYGTGPASTLLRGSPWASLYAFGDSGKVVGASVRSVASGAASVRARLLGAELFRNVDARARTIPVQVAGWVEGGRPGARRRIAVAVNGRVAAVGSTFHMRGDRRELFSLVIPESALRRGRNDVAVYELSGTGKGQRLLRIASY; encoded by the coding sequence GTGCGCGCGAAGCTCGCACTGGTCCTACTTCTCGCCGTGCTCGCTGGCGGTGCCGCGGTGGTGTGGGCGGTGGAGCGTGGGGGTTCGGCGGTAGCGGCCGACGCTGCGGAACCGCCGCGCCCGGCGGCCCAGCCACCACGAGTCGTCGTCTTCATGACCTTCGACGAATTTCCCGTCGATGTTCTGCGTCTCCCGGACGGGCAGATCGATCCAGCGCGGTTCCCCAATCTCGCCGCTTTCGCCCGCACCGCTACGTGGTTCCCGAACACCCAAGCGGTGCACGACTCGACCGAGAAGGCACTGCCAGCGATCCTCGACGGGCGGTTGCCTCCCCGCAACGGTCGCGGCACTCTGCGCTGGCATCCGCGCAACCTCTTCACGCTGTTCGCCAAGCACGGCTACAAGGTCGTCGCCAGCGAAGAAGCGACGAGCCTCTGCCCGGTAAAGGTCTGTCCCAACGTTGTCAAGCGCAAACCGACGCTCGAGAACATCAAGGGCGGCAGGCGCGAGCGTTGGGACCGCTGGATCGCCCAGATCAAGCGTCGCCCTGGGCGCACGCTCTACTACAAGCACCTGCTGCTACCGCACCTGCCGTGGATCTACCTGCCGTCGGGTCGCGAGATGCGCGTGACCCTCGAACGGCTCGCCAACGTCGCCGGCTTCGGCGACCGCTGGCTGACCCTGCACAACGAACAGCGGATGCTCCTGCAGGCCGGGTTCGTCGATCACCAGCTCGGCCGCATCTTCGCGCGACTCAAGAAGCTCGGCCTGTTCGACCAGGCGCTGATCGTGATCACCGCCGACCACGGGATCGCCTTCGAGGTCGGGGTGCGCGACCGGCGGCAGGTCACGCGCTCGAACGTCGACGAGGTGGCGCCGGTTCCGTTCCTGATCAAAGCGCCTGGGCAACGTCGTGGCTCGGTGGTCGACGCTCTGGTGCGCACTGTCGACGTGCTTCCCACCGTCGCCTACCTCGCTGGCCTGCCGATCGACTGGCGCGTCGACGGGCGCCAGGCGTTCGACCCCGTCCATCGCCACAGGCACACGGTGTCGATCCCCAAGCGCGACTTCTCGGCAACGGTACGGATCTCGCTGTCGGAGTGGAACCGCCGCCGGCGCGCGAACATCCGTGAGCGCGCGCGGATTTACGGCACCGGGCCGGCGAGCACGCTGTTGCGCGGCTCGCCGTGGGCGTCGCTGTACGCGTTCGGCGACAGCGGGAAGGTCGTTGGCGCCTCGGTGCGGTCGGTCGCGAGCGGGGCAGCGAGCGTTCGCGCACGGTTGCTCGGGGCCGAGCTTTTCCGCAACGTCGACGCGCGCGCGCGAACGATCCCTGTGCAGGTGGCGGGCTGGGTCGAGGGTGGTCGTCCCGGCGCTCGTCGACGGATCGCGGTAGCCGTGAACGGGCGCGTGGCCGCTGTCGGCAGCACCTTCCACATGCGTGGCGATCGACGCGAACTCTTCTCGCTGGTGATCCCGGAGAGTGCGCTGCGGCGTGGTCGTAACGACGTCGCCGTCTACGAGCTCAGCGGAACCGGGAAGGGCCAGCGACTTTTGCGGATCGCCTCCTACTAG